One Cuculus canorus isolate bCucCan1 chromosome 1, bCucCan1.pri, whole genome shotgun sequence DNA segment encodes these proteins:
- the LOC128851286 gene encoding uncharacterized protein LOC128851286, with translation MSEGIVQALYLSVAVRDKCNSPLTMNSPLLSLLPTSAKGPALPPARSHLGLSPLGDTGDPAGGLGAARSPGSGAAPAGPGLPVPFGADEALQAAPTSPPQPNISPTSLSISPQHHPRSSTPAAPEHHPHTSQHHHPRCTPASTLCSPAPPQPPPNITPPASPPNSPASPPPPYHHHPPASPHISPASPPQHHPLIPQQHFDISQHHHTPQHHPHSPPAAASSITPTSPSNTSTSPSTTTPPSITPSPPKYHPHIP, from the exons ATGTCTGAGGGCATCGTTCAAGCGCTGTACCTGTCTGTGGCCGTGAGGGACAAGTGCAATTCACCCCTCACGATGaattctccccttctctcccttctccccacaaGCGCTAAGGGACCGGCGCTGCCACCAGCTCGGAGCCACCTTGGCCTCAGCCCCCTCGGTGACACGGGTGACCCTGCGGGCGGCCTCGGAGCCGCCAGGAGCCCCGGGAGCGGAGCTGCCCCCGCCGGGCCGGGGCTCCCGGTGCCATTCGGGGCGGACGAGGCTCTACAG GCAGCCCCAACATCACCCCCGCAGCCCAACATCTCCCCCACATCCCTCAGCATCTCCCCCCAGCATCACCCCCGTAGCAGCACCCCCGCTGCCCCCGAGCATCACCCGCACACCTCCCAGCATCATCACCCCCGCTGCACCCCAGCATCAACCCTGTGCTCCCCAGCACCACCACAGCCGCCCCCCAACATCACCCCTCCAGCatcacccccaaactccccgGCATCACCCCCACCCCCCTATCATCACCACCCCCCAGCATCACCCCACATCTCCCCAGCATCACCCCCTCAGCATCACCCCCTCATCCCCCAGCAACACTTCGACATCTCCCAGCACCACCACACCCCCCAGCAtcacccccacagccccccagcaGCCGCTTCCAGCatcacccccacatcccccagcAACACTTCGACATCTCCCAGCACCACCACACCCCCCAGCATCACCCCCTCGCCCCCCAAGTATCACCCGCACATCCCCTAG